A segment of the Filifactor alocis ATCC 35896 genome:
CAACCAACATATAAGGAAGTCTGTTCAATCTTGCATCACGAATCTTGAATCCGATTTTTTCGGAACGATGGTCTACGGTAACATCCACTCCGTTTCGAGCAAGCTCTTGTTTGACTTCTTCCGCATACTCTGCATATTTATCGGAAATCGGAAGAATTCTTACTTGTTCCGGACACAACCATGTCGGGAATTTACCGGCATATTTTTCAATCAGCCACGCCAATGTTCTTTCATAGCATCCGAGTGATGTTCTGTGAATGATGTACGGTCTTTTTTTCTCTCCGTTTTGGTCGATATAGTACATATCAAAGTTTTCGGCAATCGCACAGTCTAATTGAATGGTAATCATGGTATCTTCTTTTCCATACACATTTCTCGCTTGGATATCAATTTTCGGACCGTAGAATGCCGCCTCTCCGTCCGCTTCTTTGAACGGAAGTCCTTTTTCTACCAAAATATTGCGAAGTGCTTCCTGTGTGGTTTCCCAATAGCTTTCGTCACCCAAATATTTTTCTCTGTTGTTCGGATCCCATTTGGACAGTCTGAATGTCACATCATCTTGCAATCCCAATGTAGTCAACACATATACCGCTAAGTTCAAACAATTTTGCAGTTCTTCTTCCGCCTGATCCGGTCTTACCACGTTGTGTCCTTCTGAAATGGTAAATTGACGAACTCTTGTCAAACCGTGCATTTCTCCGGAATCTTCATTTCTGAACAGTGTAGAAGTTTCTCCCATGCGATATGGCAAATCTCGATAGGATTTTTGTGTGTTCTTGTAAACATAGTATTGGAACGGACAAGTCATCGGACGAAGTGCAAACACTTCTTTATCCACTTCTTCATCTCCAAGTACAAACATTCCTTCCTTATAATGATCCCAGTGCCCTGAAATTCGATACAGATCCGATTTTGCCATCAATGGAGTTTTTGTTCTTACATATCCCCATTCACGGTCTTCCAAATCTTCAATCCATCGTTGCAATTTCATGACCATTTTGGTTCCTTTCGGAAGCAAAAGGGGAAGGCCTTGTCCAATCACATCAACGGTAGTAAATAATTCCATCTCTCTACCCAGCTTGTTGTGGTCTCTCTTTTTGATTTCTTCCAAATAGACCAAATAATCTGCAAGCTCTTCTTTTTTATTGAACGCTGTTCCGTAAATTCTCTGTAATTGCGCCTTGTCGGAATCCCCTCTCCAGTATGCCATTGAGGAGGAAATCAATTTGTAGGCTTTGATTCCCTTTGTACTCATCAAGTGAGGTCCTGCACATAAGTCAATAAACTCTTCCCCTTGTTGATAGAAAGAAATCACTGCATCTTCAGGAAGGTCTTGAATCAATTCCACTTTATAAGGCTCATTTTTTTCTTCCATCAACTTGATTGCTTCTTCTCTCGGCAATTCAAACTTTGTAATCTTCTCATCTTCCTTAATGATTTTTTTCATTTCTTTTTCTAATGTGTCCAAATCTTCTCTTGTAAACGGAGCATGGTCGATATCATAGTAAAATCCTGTATCAATCGCAGGCCCAATCGCAAGTTTTGCATCCGGAAACACACGCTTTACCGCTTCCGCCAACACATGAGATGCGGTATGACGAATGGTTCTCAAGCCTTCTTCATCTGTCGGTGTCAATATGCTCAATTCGCAGTCTTGTTCTATCACTGTTCTTAAATCTACCACTTCTCCGTCAATCATACCGGCACAAGCTACCCTTGCAAGCCCTTGGCTGATGTCGGATGCAATTTCATATACTGATTTACTTCCTTCGTACTCTTTGACAGAGCCGTCTTTCAATGTTACTTTCATTTTTCCTCTCCCTTTCTTCTTTGCTTCTGCAATGTACCGTAAAACGGAGGAACTTTTTTCTCCAATAAAAAATAGTGTACACAACAGAACTCACCTAAAACAAAACGAACACATCCTTTCACGTATCGTGAAAAATGATTTGTGATAGGGACGATATGACTTGCATACCGCGGTTCCACCCTAATTGCTTACACCACTTCATTTTGATGATAACGGAATCACCGGGCTGTATTAAAGCCACTCGGAGATGGTTTTCGCATCAGTATCAGTCCGAATGTTCTCAGCAATTACATTCTTCTCTGTGTCCTGCCAC
Coding sequences within it:
- the thrS gene encoding threonine--tRNA ligase — protein: MKVTLKDGSVKEYEGSKSVYEIASDISQGLARVACAGMIDGEVVDLRTVIEQDCELSILTPTDEEGLRTIRHTASHVLAEAVKRVFPDAKLAIGPAIDTGFYYDIDHAPFTREDLDTLEKEMKKIIKEDEKITKFELPREEAIKLMEEKNEPYKVELIQDLPEDAVISFYQQGEEFIDLCAGPHLMSTKGIKAYKLISSSMAYWRGDSDKAQLQRIYGTAFNKKEELADYLVYLEEIKKRDHNKLGREMELFTTVDVIGQGLPLLLPKGTKMVMKLQRWIEDLEDREWGYVRTKTPLMAKSDLYRISGHWDHYKEGMFVLGDEEVDKEVFALRPMTCPFQYYVYKNTQKSYRDLPYRMGETSTLFRNEDSGEMHGLTRVRQFTISEGHNVVRPDQAEEELQNCLNLAVYVLTTLGLQDDVTFRLSKWDPNNREKYLGDESYWETTQEALRNILVEKGLPFKEADGEAAFYGPKIDIQARNVYGKEDTMITIQLDCAIAENFDMYYIDQNGEKKRPYIIHRTSLGCYERTLAWLIEKYAGKFPTWLCPEQVRILPISDKYAEYAEEVKQELARNGVDVTVDHRSEKIGFKIRDARLNRLPYMLVVGEKEASDRTVSVRSRYAGDEGIEAVDSFVDRICKEIRTKEIRKEEVTEENK